Genomic segment of Oncorhynchus tshawytscha isolate Ot180627B linkage group LG28, Otsh_v2.0, whole genome shotgun sequence:
TAGACGTTCCAGTCGAAGTGGAGTGGCAAGTATGTTTTCTTTTTGTCAAGTCTCAAGTCGCAAAATGTGTGACTAGAGTAGTACACGAGTCCCAAGTCACGTGACTCAAGTCCACATCTCTGGTTTTTGGAATGacaagttctctctctccttcaaacCCCACTAGTAACTCCCCACAGCAGACAGCAGACATTCCCTGGCTCAAAACACCCCGTACATCATTTGGTTTTTCATTATGTGCCACCTCAACGattttatcatcatcatcacaatctttttcatactaaaacaaacagtgGTTGCTGCTCACGAGAAAATaaaaagacaaacaaaaacagacatACAGAATTTGCCACAAGAATGACAAAAAAAGAGAAATGTATGAAAACTTAAATAAATGAGTAAGTAGTACTAAAAGTAGATCCTATATTGCCCGTCCTGTTGGGGTTCAGCCGAAACGTTCCCGTACCAACATCATGAGTTTCTTCTTGCCCTTGTAGATCTGTTTGAGGTTGTCTATAAACTGGGCAAACTGGATGTGTCCGTCCTGGGCCAGTAGGAAGGTCTCTCTGGCCTTACTGAGGAACTCTATGAACTCTCCGTAGTGTCTGGGGCTGATGTGAGTGAGCCGGGAGTGGGTTGTGTTGATGTAGGCGCTGATAGTGGCGTCCAGCAGCTGCCGGAGCGGAGCCTTGTCCGTGGACATGAGCTTCCCAGAGTTCCGTCGCCCGGGGATACCGGCCAAGCCCGGGGCCGTCATGGTGCAGCGACGCAGGATGTCCGAGAGCACGGTGGCGCAGTGCACGCTCTTCACCACCAGGGGGATGATGGCGGCCAGCTCGTTCTTGCCCAGCGAGTGGGAAAGGGCGCAGGCCCAGAGCACGTCATTGATGGCCGGGTGGGTGTCCTGGTTGTAAGCCAGGTTGAGGTGGGTCATGGCCAGCGAGGCCAGCTTGAAGGCTCGGAGTGGGTAGCCGCGGTGCTCCATGTAGCGGGCGATGGTGAACAGCTGAGAGTACGTCATGCCTGTGGAGGCGGCGTCGATGACGATCTGGTAGGCCGTCTCGAAGGCGATGTGGTCCTTCTCGCAGAGCGTGAGGGCCGAGAGGGCACAGTTCTGGGGGTCCTTCATGGAACACTGCAGGGCCAGGGTCCGGGCGCAGCTTGCCAGCTCCTCTCTCTGGGGGTAGTCCAGGCTGAGGCGCAGGATGGTGTTGTGGGACATGACGGTGGCTGCTACGATGCTGGTGGCCTCGGTGGGAGTGAACAGGGTGTACCAGCTCTGGAGGATGCTCACCAGCGCTCGCAGACCCACCTCTGTAGCACAGGTGACCAGCCAGCGCACCATCTCCCTGCGTCTCCAGTTCAGAGTGGAGAGGGTCATCCTCatcacctgcagagagagagagcatgttagAAAAGGCAAACCGCACAGCAATTCAACACGTACCCACCAGCACATTTCATCCAAGACATCCCTGCGCACATGCACACCCCCCCACGCCCAACACCCCAGACCCTACTAGCTATCCCTCAGTACCTGCAAGCCCAGCTCCAGAGCTACATTGAGCAGGGTGATGTCTGGGGGGTTGTCAGCCGGAGTGGCAATCTTGAAGGCATCCTGGGCCAGTTtgaagatgagggaggaggagtggatgTTCTTCTGGATGGCCTCCAGCACCGTCCGCAATCTCAACATATCTCCTGGAGgtacaaacaacacaacattagATCCAAAAACATTTCTCATCCAACAGTTTGTATGTGGTGTTCTTTAGTGGTGCAGAACGGCATAGGGGCGTTTCTCTGATAGTGGTGTGGTTGTGCGTTTCGGCTGatggggtgtgtctgtgtgtatgtaagtAGAGCTGACCTTTGGCTGCGGTGAGCATGGTGGAGGCCAGTTCACACTGCTGAGACTCCAGGTGGCCCAGGGTGAACCAGCGGGGATATCGGCTGGGCACGATGCTGATGCCATGGTGGGGGTGACCCAAGTCTCCCGAGGGCGCCATCGACTCTAACACAGGGAGCCTAGAGGGTACAGACAGacaatgagagaagagagacagtgatTAGATGAATTATGACTACTAAGAAAATGTTTTCTATTCAAAATGGGCAACTGGTGGCCCGCACCCCTTTCGTAGGCCCACGGATCAACCCCGACTGAGtttttttaggaactcagtcagggtctcaacttaccgctgagttagaatagtagaatacacaatttgattgtgcatcagcagtttctctctatcacagtcactgacagtcattaATTAGCCCATGCCAGATTGCATTTCTTTTGTTATTATTGAATAAAtgagtctagccagctatcaacATTTCAATTTATgccccccaaaaggctagggctggctctgactgcatgtgtgtgtatggatgtgtgtacGCAGACCCGCGAGgcactgcaccccccaccccACGATGACTTCAGTtttgttgtggcccccacccccgtcacagttgcccatccctggtctacAGCATGATTATAGGTATCATCCTCAGATTAACGCTGGCTCATCCAATCTCAAGGCTGTATAGCTGCATTAGTTCTCTGCTCACGAAGTCTACATATGCACCGTGTGTGTGCAGCTCCGAGCCGTGTTATTGATTGTGTATTAGCCGGGACCCTGAGGAGCCTCAGTGGGATAATGACTCTGCAAGGCAAATGGGGATTATGCAGTCATAGGGATTCATCCCTCAAAACAAGGTACAAATAGAGCCTTTTCTCAGACACACACTGTTGCAGTAAGATAGGAGGATCACACTATTTTGATCATAAAATGTGATAAAATCCTGAATGTTGTAAAATTATATTCAATTCAATATTATTTTACAACTTACAGTACGTTCAACCTTCAGGATTCATATGTTCTGTTTTTGGGATACATGCTAGAAGGTTTTATGGGATCTCACCTCATGGCCTTCAATGCTAGTTTGTAGGCCAGGTCTGCGTCGTGGGGCAGCAAGGCTGAGAACAGGTACTTGGCAAAGGTGTGCATGGGAACACTCTCCCTGTGGATGACATCACCAAGGCCACTGAAGGGACCTCCTGAACAGAGACGGGTGGACAGACACGATACATCAGAATTGTCCAGCTACATACACACACCGGAACAGGGAATCTTCCCTTTCTGTTTTGGCTCCGTTTCTTGGTGAATAGTCCAAGTCTACCGGTTTTAACAAATCATGCCTCAAAGTAACAGCAATATATACCTCTTTCAACCTGATGGGGGCGAGAGCAAACCGGAAACCACACACTCACTGCCCATTGGGCATTAACCAAATCTCTCGTCCCTAGCAGCGAGACAGATGTCTGCTCTAGGGTTACACAGCTAACGTTCCCCAAAGCCCAAGATGGGGGTGGGCTATAGCATAGCTAGCATGGggaaagggaaggaaggggaTAGACGTGGTAAAGGCCAGGGTTGAGATCCATTTTCAGCCGAGTGTTGCGAGGCAGGAtctgtggaagggagagaggtgggagagagggatgggatgggagagctaaagagatagggtgagaggaaaagaggaagggagaaggggaggcagCAAGcagggcagatagagagagggagatggagggtgaaagaagagaacaggagagtgaaggaggataagtgagacaaagagagggggagattgaaaaagagaggaggagattgAAGGGAACAGAAAGGGGATAGAGGATGAAATGAGATGAGCAGAGGACAATAATAAAATGAAACTAGTCTTCATACCTTCCAGTAGGAGGATAGCCTGTTTCCTCAGCGTCTGGACCAGCAGATCATCCAGCTCCATCTCCTGCAGCTTGGCCACGATCTGCTCCTCGTTCCGACACACCTTATCCTGGGCATAGAGGCCTTCAGGCATCACCCTCTGCTGCCCCATGCCCATCAGGGCCACCTCCAGGGCCAGCGCCAGGTAGGACTCCCCACCATCTGGGCAACCCCACACAGGCACGTGGTGGTATACCGGGGGCTTGTGCTCTCCAGAGTCTGACGAAGAGAGGTTTTTAGTTTACAGGGATGGTCATGGAAGTGAGATTCCATTCtattttattaaacctttattcaAACGGTTTGCAATGGCGGTCGAGCAGGATTATGAGATATTGCTAGATGCTAACAATAATCCAAAATGGCTGCCTAGTTTATTTTTATTGGGGGTGGGGCTGAAAGGTGCTGGTTATGGAGAGCAGCTGACACAGACAGgagcctctctctctagctcccagTCTCCCACACAGCCAGCTGTGGATGCCAggcagcaccagagagagagaagtgtccCTGAGGTCCCGGAAAAACACTAACATCTGCTGACAAGGACTCAGACCCAACCCACGGGAGGCTCACACTTAAATCCCCCTGGCAAATTATTCCTCCCTCTCTACAACAATCCTGTTTATTACAGGGGGATTTCAGGATTCTCCAATCGTGACGCTGGATCAAACAACATCTCTTCTCCAATGTAACGTCCATTGGATGTAAGCCTTGGGCTTCTAGGCTTTTTGGCATGTGTGAGATCAGCTCCAAGGTGGATTTAACCATGTGGAATCCCTTTGCTGCCCGGGTTAGTTCTCATACTGTAACCATGATAGCCTCCATGTTTTCCTCTTTCCACTGTTATGGCTCTGGCTCTTCTGACCAGCTGCAGCTGCTGTTGTTGGTTCTGATGTGTAAAGACCCCTGATTGGTCAGAATTCAAATTAAACCCTGCCCCCTACCAGATGTTTCCAGCTGCTCACCAGAGTCAAACAAAGGACTGTGAGGATGACCCTataaattataatccacacacactctccctctctctctagcccccttaCCGTACCACTCGCCAGTATTGTTTCGGCACACAATGCCTCCCTGTAGGTTTGTAAGTATAGGCGGTACCAAATTCCTGATCTGTGTTTGGCTGGGCTATTGGACGTATGGGATGCAAATGGTGATTGATTTTAGTCATGTTAAGAGTGAAAGAGGTGCTAGTTGCCGTGGCCTCTACCAAATTGTATGGGACAGTTCTATATGGGTGACTTTGCCAGGGGACGGCCTTGATCAGCGGTGGTTGTTGGACTGACCTCATTTTTACCAGTTCGATTGACGAGGACTGTAAATGTTGCCTAGACAGGGCTTGGCCAGATGTGTACCTCCAGTGTCCATAGCGTTGTCGTCCTCCACCCGGCAGGTCTCAGTGAGGGTGGTGAAGAGACAGCCGATGGGATCCAGGGGGTGTCCCACCCAGCCCTCCAGGTTAGTTGTGCTGGTTGTCCCCCTCTGAagcagctctgacacacacaggaacacagcaGGGTTACAACAAGATCAAACACTGTATAAAAAAATCGAACATATTCGTTCTGTTACGTAGGGCTCAGAGTTTTCCCTCATCAGGTCACATAACCAGGAAAAACACTGGGCCCTACTAATGAGAACAGGGGGCGCTACCTTTCTTCTGGTGCTTGTAGATGTCCAGCTGGCGGTGCTGCTGCAGCCGGAGGGTGTTGATGATAGCCACGCCCAACCGCAGCGCCTCACGGGGGTAACCATGGGAACGCAGGGCATCAACCCGCGCACACGCTGTGGGGACGTGATCTACGACACAAGTCACATGTCAGTGGCTCAGCAACACCACACCCATGCCGGCAGCCTCAGCAGAAGACACCCACTCCCTCTATCCGGGCTTAAGTTGTGCAGAATGAGGACAAATCTTCCCCCAGAAGATGTTTACTCCAGCTCCAGGGTTCAGTGGAAGTGGAATTAAAGGAGGCTTATGACACAAATAATGTGGTGGTGTTACAGATAGGAAAACACACCAGCATCATGGCTTTAACTCCTGCCAGGAGCTgggccagcgtgtgtgtgtgtgtgcgtccgtatACGCGTCTGTGTACGTGGTGTTAATAAATATACTGAGATGGCCTCCCGATATCATCTTGAATTAATATAATATCTAGTGCTGAGAGTGTGTACTGAGCAGGCCATTTCATTCTCACCTAGCCATAGAGGCAGGCCCTGGGGGTTGAAGAgcagactctctccctctctctggtaggCTGGGGACATGTAGTAGTCACAGCTGATGATCCTCTGCAGGTGGCTGTCCTGCCAGTGGAGATCACAGGCCTCCATGGCCCGCGTGAACACTGTCCGTCTGGGCCGGGCCAGGGAGTCTGGAGGGGAACACACAGGGAGGGACGGAAGGGGAAAGTTAGACCTCAGTCCGTTGGACATACTGTATAGTATCACTCAGCAATGGAGATCTATCGATGAGTACTTTGAGTACAATATACTCAGGATTACTACGATAACTACAGTCAACTTTCACCACTGTATCAGAATCATGGTTTGGGAAATAAAATGCATTCTAGTGACAGTTTACAGGcccagtgtgtgtatataacagtaTACATGTGTATTCTATATGTATGTGACTCCAGACTGCGACTGACCCTGGGCGAAGTTGCTCTGTGGCAGAGCGTTGGTAATGTTGGGCAACTCACTGCCGTAGTTGCCGTCCTCCAGGGGACAGATGTCCATGTCGCCCCACTTCTTCAGCTGCTTCAGCCAGCCGCTCTTCTCCTCGCTCTTACAGTGCGGGTTCAGCACGATGCACACCCACAGGGCACCTGGGGAAGGATAAAGGTCCAGGGGTAAAGGTCAATGGGCAGAATAACCAATAACGTTTGACTATTTAGGTGTGGAGGAGAGGGTCCATAGAAAGATCATGTCCTTCTATGGTAATATTGTGAACGGGTCATAAAAGTTAACAGTGTATGTTGTGGTCCGGGTTGGACTGTATTAAAGTCACATCTTTAAAACAAAGGCACTGGGACGTTAGACAGATCCTTAGTAGTAAAGACTCAGGGAAGGGAACTGAGCTAGTTTACCCCTCACATCCCTTCCTATCATAAAGGTAACAAATTACCAGTATTCACCCCCTGCTTCTCACTACCTTTTAAACCCTCGTTTCAGAGCACTTTGTTAGCTCACTGCTGACCACACGGACAGCTTCTGGTACTAACAGCCTACGAGAGTGCAGCACGGTTGCTTTAAAGCACCCCCCCCAACAATAGCACATTTGATTGGCCGCTTTGGTGATCATCCTGTGGCAGTCCTAGCCAATCAGAGAGCCCTGTCCTGTCGCTCCCCGGTAACTAAACATTACCCCTGAGCCAGGGTTCTGCTGTTCTGTTGTGTGTccctgaagagggagagaggcacagcAAACCTCTCGCTGCTCTGCTGTTGCTCTCCAATGAACCTCCTCAGGATCTGCAGTCATCGACCCCTTTTAAATGCTCCGATCAATACCGGGGAGGTTGAAAACCCCATTGATCCCGGGCCCGTTTCATGCAATCCCAATAGAGGTGAGTGCCTGACCCTAATGTATGCACTGCTGGACTGCTGCACAATCACACCCACTGGCTCCAGCACTGACTGATCCACTGCTATGGCAGCATGCATGGGGCGAGAGAGATCCCTCACACCACGCGTATCATGATGGCTTTCCAGTTAGGTAACAGTTACATagctgtgctgactgaagtggtGAGGCCACATTCCGTTTGGAATTGCTCTTTGAGCCGAAAGGTTTTTCAGATGTACCTTTACTACCTGCTACCTAAGCGACTGACTGTGAACGACACACACTGCTTTGGACAAAGGCATATTTTTTTTCAACTGACCCAAATCAATAACATCCAAGCAGCAATGAGACAGTTGGTCAGAAACACTTCCTATCAATACCCTTTTCATAATGCATTATGTATGATGTATAGCCTTCTGCAATGCATTATAATCCACAACATACACGCTAATAGCAACTCACAATCAACAGTGTTACCTCATATTACCCCGACTAACCGTTGCCTccacacattaactctgtaccggtaccccctgtatatagtctccgctattgttattttactgctgctctttaattattgtttactttttttgttacttttatttcttatttttacacatatttttcttaaaactgcattgttggttaagggcttgtaagtaagcattttactgtaaggttgta
This window contains:
- the LOC112226931 gene encoding zinc finger SWIM domain-containing protein 5 isoform X1 — protein: MAEGRGELPPQPPLHLSLPQASKRLCLRPAPRGPGPGPGPGFPNSRFRCPESLLDCAAKAVAEKWAFERVEERFERIPEPVQRRIVYWSFPRNEREICMYSSFQCRVAGEEGPAVGTGAPAGSGAVPGGVTSTTGAAGTGDGLPFRRGIRLLETGCVENVLQVGFHLSGTVTEPASQSEPEVTHKVAISFDRCKITSVTCGCGNRDIFYCAHVVALSLYRIRKPEQVKLRLPISETLFQMNRDQLQKLVQYLITAHHTEVLPTAQKLADEILSSNSEINQVHGAPDPTAGASIDDDNCWHLDEEQVREQVKLFLSQGGYYGSGKQLNSMFAKVREMLRMRDSNGARMLTLITEQFMADPRLSLWRQQGTGMTDKCRQLWDELGALWVCIVLNPHCKSEEKSGWLKQLKKWGDMDICPLEDGNYGSELPNITNALPQSNFAQDSLARPRRTVFTRAMEACDLHWQDSHLQRIISCDYYMSPAYQREGESLLFNPQGLPLWLDHVPTACARVDALRSHGYPREALRLGVAIINTLRLQQHRQLDIYKHQKKELLQRGTTSTTNLEGWVGHPLDPIGCLFTTLTETCRVEDDNAMDTGDSGEHKPPVYHHVPVWGCPDGGESYLALALEVALMGMGQQRVMPEGLYAQDKVCRNEEQIVAKLQEMELDDLLVQTLRKQAILLLEGGPFSGLGDVIHRESVPMHTFAKYLFSALLPHDADLAYKLALKAMRLPVLESMAPSGDLGHPHHGISIVPSRYPRWFTLGHLESQQCELASTMLTAAKGDMLRLRTVLEAIQKNIHSSSLIFKLAQDAFKIATPADNPPDITLLNVALELGLQVMRMTLSTLNWRRREMVRWLVTCATEVGLRALVSILQSWYTLFTPTEATSIVAATVMSHNTILRLSLDYPQREELASCARTLALQCSMKDPQNCALSALTLCEKDHIAFETAYQIVIDAASTGMTYSQLFTIARYMEHRGYPLRAFKLASLAMTHLNLAYNQDTHPAINDVLWACALSHSLGKNELAAIIPLVVKSVHCATVLSDILRRCTMTAPGLAGIPGRRNSGKLMSTDKAPLRQLLDATISAYINTTHSRLTHISPRHYGEFIEFLSKARETFLLAQDGHIQFAQFIDNLKQIYKGKKKLMMLVRERFG
- the LOC112226931 gene encoding zinc finger SWIM domain-containing protein 5 isoform X2, whose amino-acid sequence is MAEGRGELPPQPPLHLSLPQASKRLCLRPAPRGPGPGPGPGFPNSRFRCPESLLDCAAKAVAEKWAFERVEERFERIPEPVQRRIVYWSFPRNEREICMYSSFQCRVAGEEGPAVGTGAPAGSGAVPGGVTSTTGAAGTGDGLPFRRGIRLLETGCVENVLQVGFHLSGTVTEPASQSEPEVTHKVAISFDRCKITSVTCGCGNRDIFYCAHVVALSLYRIRKPEQVKLRLPISETLFQMNRDQLQKLVQYLITAHHTEVLPTAQKLADEILSSNSEINQVHGAPDPTAGASIDDDNCWHLDEEQVREQVKLFLSQGGYYGSGKQLNSMFAKVREMLRMRDSNGARMLTLITEQFMADPRLSLWRQQGTGMTDKCRQLWDELGALWVCIVLNPHCKSEEKSGWLKQLKKWGDMDICPLEDGNYGNSLARPRRTVFTRAMEACDLHWQDSHLQRIISCDYYMSPAYQREGESLLFNPQGLPLWLDHVPTACARVDALRSHGYPREALRLGVAIINTLRLQQHRQLDIYKHQKKELLQRGTTSTTNLEGWVGHPLDPIGCLFTTLTETCRVEDDNAMDTGDSGEHKPPVYHHVPVWGCPDGGESYLALALEVALMGMGQQRVMPEGLYAQDKVCRNEEQIVAKLQEMELDDLLVQTLRKQAILLLEGGPFSGLGDVIHRESVPMHTFAKYLFSALLPHDADLAYKLALKAMRLPVLESMAPSGDLGHPHHGISIVPSRYPRWFTLGHLESQQCELASTMLTAAKGDMLRLRTVLEAIQKNIHSSSLIFKLAQDAFKIATPADNPPDITLLNVALELGLQVMRMTLSTLNWRRREMVRWLVTCATEVGLRALVSILQSWYTLFTPTEATSIVAATVMSHNTILRLSLDYPQREELASCARTLALQCSMKDPQNCALSALTLCEKDHIAFETAYQIVIDAASTGMTYSQLFTIARYMEHRGYPLRAFKLASLAMTHLNLAYNQDTHPAINDVLWACALSHSLGKNELAAIIPLVVKSVHCATVLSDILRRCTMTAPGLAGIPGRRNSGKLMSTDKAPLRQLLDATISAYINTTHSRLTHISPRHYGEFIEFLSKARETFLLAQDGHIQFAQFIDNLKQIYKGKKKLMMLVRERFG